A window of Terriglobus sp. RCC_193 contains these coding sequences:
- a CDS encoding circularly permuted type 2 ATP-grasp protein: MLDNAYDEMFAAPGELRPQYQVLMEQFSSLPKTEVERRKQAADLSFLNQGITFTVYGRDEGTEKIFPYDLLPRMITASEWAVVERGLTQRITALNLFLKDIYNEGRILSDGVVPREIVYSCKQFRRHMIGLQVPRNVYIAVTGTDLIRLENGEFVVLEDNLRVPSGVSYMLTNRRVMKRIFPVMFRRYNVRPIEQYTQLLLGTLRSLAPEGRPEPNIVLLTPGVFNSAYYEHAYLARQMGIELVEGRDLTTHDNVVYMRTTSGLRRVDVIYRRVDDDFIDPMSFRPDSMLGVAGLFNAYRAGNVTLANAFGTGVADDKALYAYVPDIIRYYLSEEPVLKNVETYLCARDLDRSHVLANLDKMVVKAVGESGGYGMLIGPQSTKAQREEFARKIQADPRNYIAQPTITFSRAPCLFGEGFEPRHVDLRPYVLYGDKVRIVPGGLTRVALKKGSLVVNSSQGGGSKDTWVLS; this comes from the coding sequence CTGCTGGACAATGCGTACGACGAGATGTTCGCTGCGCCTGGCGAACTGCGCCCGCAATACCAAGTGCTGATGGAGCAGTTTTCCTCGTTGCCCAAGACAGAGGTGGAGCGCCGCAAACAGGCTGCGGACCTGTCGTTTCTGAACCAGGGCATTACCTTTACGGTTTATGGCCGCGATGAAGGAACAGAGAAGATATTTCCCTACGATCTGTTGCCGCGCATGATTACTGCGTCGGAGTGGGCCGTGGTGGAACGAGGGCTGACGCAGCGTATCACCGCGTTGAATCTGTTTCTGAAGGACATTTACAACGAGGGCCGCATCCTGTCCGACGGTGTGGTACCCCGCGAGATTGTGTATAGCTGCAAGCAGTTCCGGCGGCACATGATTGGTTTGCAGGTGCCGCGTAATGTGTACATCGCCGTCACTGGAACAGACCTGATTCGCTTGGAGAATGGCGAGTTCGTTGTGTTGGAGGACAATCTTCGCGTGCCCTCCGGTGTTAGTTACATGCTGACGAATCGGCGTGTGATGAAGCGCATTTTCCCGGTGATGTTTCGTCGCTATAACGTACGACCGATTGAGCAGTACACACAGTTATTGCTGGGCACGCTGCGTTCGCTTGCACCGGAAGGCAGGCCGGAACCGAACATCGTTTTGCTGACGCCGGGTGTATTTAATTCTGCGTATTACGAGCACGCTTATCTTGCACGTCAGATGGGCATTGAACTTGTCGAAGGTCGTGATCTGACCACGCATGACAACGTGGTGTACATGCGTACTACCAGCGGCCTGCGCCGTGTGGATGTGATTTATCGCCGCGTGGACGATGACTTTATTGATCCCATGAGCTTCCGCCCGGATTCCATGCTGGGTGTTGCAGGGTTGTTTAACGCGTATCGCGCGGGCAATGTCACGCTGGCCAATGCATTCGGCACGGGCGTCGCGGATGACAAGGCGTTGTATGCCTATGTGCCGGACATCATTCGCTACTACTTGTCGGAAGAGCCTGTGCTGAAGAACGTGGAGACGTATTTATGCGCTCGCGATCTTGATCGTTCCCATGTGCTGGCTAATCTGGACAAGATGGTGGTAAAGGCTGTGGGTGAGAGCGGCGGCTATGGCATGTTGATTGGGCCGCAAAGCACGAAGGCGCAGCGTGAAGAATTTGCACGCAAGATTCAGGCTGATCCGCGCAACTATATTGCACAGCCAACCATTACCTTCAGCCGTGCGCCCTGTTTGTTTGGCGAGGGATTTGAGCCACGTCATGTGGATCTACGCCCTTACGTTTTGTATGGCGATAAGGTTCGCATTGTGCCGGGTGGATTAACGCGTGTCGCGCTGAAGAAAGGTTCGCTGGTGGTGAACAGCAGCCAGGGCGGCGGCAGTAAAGATACCTGGGTGTTGAGCTGA
- the aroF gene encoding 3-deoxy-7-phosphoheptulonate synthase, whose translation MIVVMQGTASREQIQAVIEQMVELGFNVHRTSGEGQMILAGVGTPAAFDVAEFQVLSGVQTAYRISSPYKLAGRGFRPEGTVITFSNGVKVGGENVTIMAGPCSVESREQIRLSAQQVKAAGGQFLRGGAYKPRSSPYSFQGMGVDGLKLLREVGDETGLLVITEVMEISQIEVMLPYIDCFQVGARNMQNFNLLRELGHVRKPVLLKRGIAATIEEVLLSAEYILSGGNYDLMLCERGIRTFETATRNTMDISAIPVLKKLTHLPVLGDPSHGVGKREFVPPMALASVAAGADGLLMEMHPNPEKAMSDGAQSLYPEQLEKLVNQLRQLAPVVGRTVA comes from the coding sequence ATGATCGTGGTGATGCAGGGGACCGCCAGCAGGGAGCAGATCCAGGCGGTGATTGAGCAGATGGTGGAGCTCGGCTTCAATGTGCACCGCACCAGCGGTGAAGGTCAGATGATCCTGGCGGGTGTGGGTACACCGGCGGCGTTTGATGTGGCGGAATTCCAGGTGCTCTCCGGCGTACAGACGGCGTATCGCATCTCTTCGCCGTACAAGCTGGCAGGCCGCGGCTTCCGTCCGGAGGGAACGGTCATCACCTTCTCCAACGGCGTGAAGGTGGGCGGCGAGAATGTCACCATCATGGCAGGCCCGTGCTCGGTGGAATCGCGCGAGCAGATTCGCCTTTCCGCGCAGCAGGTGAAGGCTGCCGGTGGACAGTTCCTGCGTGGCGGCGCATACAAGCCGCGTTCTTCGCCGTACAGCTTCCAGGGCATGGGCGTGGATGGCCTGAAGCTGCTGCGTGAAGTGGGCGATGAAACCGGCCTGTTGGTCATCACGGAAGTGATGGAGATTTCGCAGATTGAAGTGATGCTGCCGTATATCGACTGCTTCCAGGTGGGCGCGCGCAACATGCAGAACTTCAACCTGCTGCGTGAACTTGGCCATGTGCGCAAGCCGGTGCTGCTGAAGCGCGGTATTGCGGCGACGATTGAAGAGGTTCTGCTGTCGGCCGAATACATTCTGTCCGGTGGAAACTACGATCTGATGTTGTGCGAGCGTGGTATCCGCACCTTTGAGACGGCGACGCGCAACACGATGGATATTTCGGCAATTCCGGTGTTGAAGAAGCTGACACACCTGCCGGTGCTGGGTGATCCGTCGCATGGTGTGGGCAAGCGTGAGTTTGTTCCGCCGATGGCGCTGGCTTCGGTGGCTGCCGGAGCAGACGGCCTGCTGATGGAGATGCATCCGAACCCGGAGAAGGCCATGAGCGACGGCGCGCAGTCGTTGTATCCGGAGCAGTTGGAGAAGCTGGTGAACCAGCTTCGTCAGCTTGCGCCGGTGGTGGGACGCACGGTCGCGTAA
- the pheA gene encoding chorismate mutase: MEIADWRQKIDGIDEQIVKLLCERAAAAAAIGELKSQSGSNIYEPEREQAVLAHVAASNTGEIPQAELADIYERIMDVMRGLQRKPKA; this comes from the coding sequence ATGGAGATTGCAGACTGGCGGCAGAAGATCGATGGTATCGACGAGCAGATCGTCAAGCTCCTGTGCGAGCGCGCAGCAGCAGCCGCGGCCATTGGTGAGTTGAAGTCGCAGAGCGGCAGCAACATCTACGAACCGGAGCGCGAACAGGCTGTTCTGGCCCATGTCGCTGCGAGCAACACTGGCGAGATTCCGCAGGCGGAGCTGGCCGACATTTACGAACGCATTATGGATGTGATGCGTGGATTGCAGCGGAAGCCGAAGGCGTAA
- a CDS encoding dienelactone hydrolase family protein, producing the protein MSEWVKLTASDGVDLSAYVSRPAGEPKGALVVVQEIFGVNDHIRAVTDEWAAEGYLSIAPAIFDRIEKDVFLNYDEAGWAKAGPLYQKLDVAKSLLDVEAAVGWLRAQADVKVGIVGYCYGGSMAWVTSCRSKIDAAVGYYGGLIPTLVQETPQNPIILHFGGADTHISAEAIAKIQLAHPEVPVFLYPGAGHAFNRKPDPNSYVADAADLAKRRSVLFFEEHLAAQ; encoded by the coding sequence GTGAGCGAGTGGGTAAAGCTGACCGCATCCGATGGAGTGGATCTAAGCGCGTATGTGTCGCGTCCGGCGGGCGAACCAAAGGGCGCGCTGGTGGTGGTGCAGGAGATCTTCGGTGTAAACGACCACATCCGCGCAGTAACGGATGAGTGGGCCGCCGAGGGTTATCTCAGCATCGCGCCTGCGATCTTTGACCGTATTGAGAAGGATGTATTTCTCAACTATGACGAGGCTGGCTGGGCAAAGGCCGGTCCGCTGTATCAGAAGCTCGATGTCGCGAAGTCACTGCTGGATGTAGAAGCTGCGGTGGGCTGGCTTCGTGCTCAGGCGGATGTGAAGGTGGGCATTGTGGGCTACTGCTATGGCGGATCGATGGCCTGGGTGACGTCGTGCCGGTCGAAGATTGATGCCGCTGTGGGGTACTACGGTGGCCTTATTCCAACCCTGGTGCAGGAGACGCCGCAGAACCCCATCATTCTGCATTTTGGTGGTGCAGATACACATATCTCCGCAGAGGCGATTGCGAAGATTCAACTTGCTCATCCAGAGGTGCCGGTGTTCCTGTACCCCGGCGCTGGTCATGCGTTCAATCGCAAGCCAGATCCCAACAGCTATGTAGCGGATGCAGCGGACCTGGCGAAGCGGCGATCCGTGCTCTTCTTTGAAGAGCATCTTGCGGCGCAATGA
- a CDS encoding prephenate dehydrogenase: protein MKSVLIIGTGLIGASVGLALREAGFSGSITGIDASGDELKAAEASGAIDRAARSPEEHRAAIAAADVIVLAVPVLAILQWIQGIAPQLRPGQLVTDAGSTKAEILRAAERLMPDNFLPGHPMAGKESGGASLAEASLFRGATWIFTPMHETTPIEAEWRGWVEKFGAKLLDMDAARHDEICAWVSHMPQMVSTAMSAMLEDKFGDSPELRAIGGRALREMTRLGSSPFSMWRDIAHTNQENIAETLLTLEQRLQHLRENLKTPELREEFGRANAFRRQL, encoded by the coding sequence ATGAAATCGGTTCTCATTATCGGCACAGGGCTCATCGGTGCATCGGTGGGTCTTGCGCTGCGTGAAGCCGGATTTTCCGGTTCCATTACAGGCATCGACGCCAGCGGCGATGAACTGAAAGCAGCGGAAGCATCCGGGGCGATTGATCGTGCGGCGCGTTCGCCGGAGGAGCACCGCGCGGCAATTGCTGCGGCAGATGTGATTGTGCTGGCGGTGCCGGTGCTGGCGATTCTGCAGTGGATACAGGGCATTGCGCCGCAACTGCGACCGGGCCAGCTTGTCACAGATGCAGGTTCTACCAAGGCCGAGATTCTGCGTGCGGCGGAACGGCTGATGCCCGATAACTTTCTTCCTGGGCATCCCATGGCGGGGAAGGAGAGCGGCGGCGCGTCGCTGGCGGAGGCCTCGCTATTCCGTGGCGCGACGTGGATCTTCACGCCCATGCATGAGACCACTCCCATTGAAGCCGAGTGGCGCGGATGGGTGGAGAAGTTTGGCGCAAAGCTGCTGGATATGGATGCCGCGCGGCATGACGAAATCTGCGCGTGGGTGAGCCACATGCCACAGATGGTGTCTACGGCCATGTCTGCGATGTTGGAAGACAAGTTCGGTGATTCTCCGGAACTGCGTGCCATTGGTGGCCGCGCGCTGCGGGAGATGACACGGCTGGGCAGCAGCCCCTTCAGCATGTGGCGCGACATTGCCCATACGAATCAGGAGAACATTGCGGAGACACTGCTGACGCTGGAGCAGCGGTTGCAGCATCTGCGCGAGAACCTGAAGACACCGGAGCTGCGCGAGGAATTTGGGCGCGCAAATGCATTTCGGCGCCAGCTTTAG